From a single Anaerolineae bacterium genomic region:
- a CDS encoding HAD family hydrolase, producing MPGKRAVLFDLGGTLVEYYRREEFPQVLREALGEVGVRLRARGLQVPPPDRLWRQAEAEDHESSDFRVRPLAHRLRRIYELPEEHGGAELLDEACRGFLAPIFARARLYQDALPVLRELRARGVRTGIVSNTPWGSPAGPWHEEVRRLGLADVTEAVIFCAEVGWRKPARDIFLVALGRLGVEAQHALFVGDDPRWDLAGPRALGMEAILLDRTGAFLELEEARVTGLEGVLRLV from the coding sequence TTGCCGGGAAAACGGGCGGTCCTTTTCGACCTGGGGGGAACGCTGGTGGAGTATTACCGCCGCGAGGAGTTCCCTCAGGTGCTGCGGGAGGCGCTGGGTGAGGTGGGGGTTCGCCTGCGCGCCCGCGGCCTGCAAGTACCACCGCCCGATCGGCTGTGGCGTCAGGCCGAGGCGGAGGATCACGAGTCGTCCGACTTCCGCGTGCGTCCGCTGGCACACCGCCTGCGGCGTATCTACGAGCTGCCCGAAGAGCATGGCGGTGCGGAGCTGCTGGACGAGGCATGCCGTGGCTTCCTGGCGCCGATCTTCGCCCGAGCGAGGCTGTACCAGGACGCGTTGCCGGTGCTGCGGGAACTGCGGGCCCGCGGGGTGCGCACCGGGATTGTCTCCAACACTCCCTGGGGCAGCCCGGCCGGACCGTGGCACGAAGAAGTCAGGCGGCTCGGGCTAGCTGATGTCACGGAGGCGGTCATCTTCTGCGCCGAAGTGGGCTGGCGCAAACCGGCGAGGGATATCTTCCTTGTGGCTCTAGGACGTCTGGGAGTAGAAGCACAGCACGCTCTCTTCGTGGGTGATGATCCGCGCTGGGACTTGGCCGGTCCCCGAGCGTTGGGCATGGAGGCGATCCTGTTGGATCGGACCGGCGCTTTCCTGGAGCTGGAGGAGGCGAGGGTGACAGGGCTCGAGGGAGTCCTCAGGCTGGTATAG
- a CDS encoding alpha/beta hydrolase translates to MDRISRRRDEEEVVKVETESVILEGELEVPEGAEGVVLFAHGSGSGRHSPRNQHVARELRAGGLATLLMDLLTREEEAVDMRTHHLRFDIELLAGRLVDATDWLRDNPETAGLNIGYFGASTGAAAALVAATRRPNDVKAIVSRGGRPDLAKDYLADVKAPTLLIVGGNDLLVINFNQAAMSRMRTERRLELIPGAGHLFEEPGALQEVARLARDWFVRYLTSGEPSS, encoded by the coding sequence GTGGATAGGATATCGAGGCGACGAGACGAAGAGGAAGTGGTAAAGGTAGAGACGGAGTCGGTCATCCTCGAGGGCGAGTTGGAGGTGCCCGAAGGGGCGGAGGGGGTGGTACTCTTCGCTCACGGATCGGGCAGCGGGCGACACAGCCCCCGGAACCAGCACGTCGCTCGGGAGCTGCGGGCAGGAGGGTTGGCCACTCTGCTCATGGACTTGCTCACCCGGGAGGAGGAGGCGGTGGACATGCGCACCCACCACCTCCGTTTCGACATAGAGCTGCTGGCCGGGCGGCTGGTGGACGCCACCGATTGGCTGCGGGATAACCCGGAGACCGCTGGCCTCAACATCGGCTACTTCGGGGCCAGCACCGGAGCAGCCGCGGCACTGGTGGCGGCCACCAGGCGCCCAAATGACGTCAAGGCCATTGTTTCCCGCGGCGGGCGTCCGGATCTGGCCAAGGATTACCTGGCTGATGTGAAGGCGCCCACGCTGTTGATCGTGGGCGGTAATGACCTGCTGGTGATCAACTTCAACCAGGCGGCCATGTCCCGCATGCGCACCGAGCGGCGCCTGGAGCTGATCCCCGGTGCCGGGCACCTGTTCGAGGAGCCGGGAGCGCTGCAGGAGGTTGCCCGGCTGGCTCGGGACTGGTTCGTGCGGTACTTGACCTCGGGCGAGCCCAGCTCCTAG
- a CDS encoding inorganic diphosphatase, with amino-acid sequence MVVEIPAGTRNKVEYDPVYGVFRVDRVLHSPMHYPGDYGFIPGTLSPDGDALDALVLVTEATFTGCLLSSRPIGILEMLDEGRRDQKILAVPEADPRFDEVLSLDQLGRHLLLEVEFFFSVYKQLEGKETAIWGWEPVEAARAAIAEAARAFAEKHRPASAVPGQRP; translated from the coding sequence GTGGTGGTGGAGATCCCCGCCGGCACCCGCAACAAGGTCGAGTACGATCCTGTCTACGGCGTGTTTCGAGTGGATCGAGTGCTGCATTCTCCCATGCACTACCCGGGCGACTACGGCTTCATCCCCGGCACGCTTTCGCCCGATGGCGACGCGCTGGATGCCCTGGTGCTGGTGACCGAAGCCACTTTCACCGGATGCCTCCTTTCCTCTCGGCCAATCGGGATTCTGGAGATGCTGGATGAGGGAAGGCGAGACCAGAAGATCCTGGCAGTGCCCGAGGCCGATCCTCGGTTCGACGAGGTCCTGTCTTTGGACCAGTTGGGCCGCCACCTGCTCCTGGAGGTCGAGTTCTTCTTCAGCGTCTACAAGCAGCTGGAGGGCAAGGAGACGGCCATCTGGGGATGGGAGCCGGTGGAAGCCGCGCGTGCGGCCATCGCAGAGGCGGCCCGAGCCTTCGCCGAGAAGCACCGACCTGCGAGTGCCGTGCCCGGCCAGAGGCCCTAG
- a CDS encoding cation transporter: MGQGHHHGHEHRQDSQRRLTLALTFTGSIFLAELVGGLVTGSLALLSDAAHMFLDVLALVMSYFAIRIATRPADVGHTYGYHRVQAVSALANAGTLVLVAFGIFREAWHRLSEPPEIAVGPMLAVATLGLVANAASALVLHGHEEEDINVRGAFLHVLGDGLASVGVIAAGLIILFTGRTEADAVVSVLIGGIVAYSSIGLLRRSLHVLTEGTPEGISVDEIVAAMRDTPGVTEVHDLHAWSLGPGFSALSAHVVVSAASLPEVQEIMFRLRTLLRDRFDIEHRTIQVEWTNCGQGELTCYIPELPPATDAEQPSE; this comes from the coding sequence TTGGGCCAAGGGCATCATCACGGCCATGAGCACCGTCAGGACAGCCAACGGCGGCTGACGCTGGCACTGACGTTCACCGGCTCCATATTCCTGGCAGAGCTGGTGGGCGGGTTGGTAACGGGCAGCCTGGCGCTGCTCTCCGATGCTGCTCACATGTTCCTCGATGTTCTGGCCCTGGTCATGAGCTACTTCGCCATCCGCATCGCCACCCGCCCCGCCGACGTGGGTCATACTTACGGCTACCATCGGGTTCAGGCGGTGTCCGCCCTCGCTAACGCTGGTACCCTAGTGCTAGTGGCATTCGGGATCTTCCGCGAGGCTTGGCACCGGCTGTCGGAGCCGCCGGAGATAGCGGTGGGGCCGATGCTGGCGGTCGCCACCCTGGGGCTGGTAGCCAACGCCGCGTCCGCCCTGGTGCTGCATGGGCACGAGGAAGAGGACATCAACGTGCGCGGCGCCTTCCTGCACGTCCTGGGCGACGGCCTGGCCTCGGTGGGGGTCATCGCTGCCGGTCTGATCATCTTGTTCACGGGGCGGACGGAGGCGGACGCCGTAGTAAGCGTGCTCATCGGGGGGATCGTAGCTTACAGCTCTATCGGGCTCCTGCGCCGTTCCCTGCATGTTCTGACCGAGGGGACCCCCGAGGGCATCTCGGTGGACGAGATCGTGGCAGCCATGCGGGACACTCCGGGGGTGACCGAGGTGCACGACCTGCACGCCTGGTCGCTAGGACCCGGATTCAGCGCCCTCAGCGCCCACGTGGTGGTCAGTGCTGCCTCTCTGCCCGAGGTTCAGGAGATCATGTTTCGGCTGCGCACCTTGCTGCGCGATCGCTTCGACATCGAGCACCGTACCATCCAGGTGGAGTGGACCAACTGCGGCCAGGGCGAGCTGACCTGCTACATCCCCGAGCTTCCTCCGGCGACGGACGCCGAGCAGCCTTCGGAGTAG
- a CDS encoding phosphoribosyltransferase, with the protein MATFRDRSHAGRVLAAKLEQYAGRDDVLVLGLPRGGVPVAFEVAKALGAPLDVYIVRKLGVPGQEELALGAIASGGVRVFNDEVVRAVGVTRSEIEEIVAREQRELVRRERLYRGERPEPDVADRVVILVDDGLATGATMRAAVTALRQLGPKKLVVAVPTAPPETCEELASQVDEIVCAITPVPFYGVGLWYDEFPQTADQEVRDLLEEAARSRTRD; encoded by the coding sequence ATGGCTACCTTCCGCGATCGGTCTCACGCTGGCCGAGTCCTCGCTGCCAAGCTGGAGCAGTACGCCGGTCGGGATGATGTGCTGGTGCTAGGTCTGCCGCGGGGTGGCGTTCCAGTGGCTTTCGAGGTAGCGAAGGCACTGGGCGCTCCTCTGGACGTCTACATCGTGCGCAAGCTCGGAGTGCCTGGCCAGGAGGAACTGGCCCTGGGGGCCATCGCCTCGGGGGGAGTGCGGGTGTTCAATGACGAGGTGGTGCGTGCGGTGGGCGTCACCCGGAGCGAGATCGAGGAGATTGTGGCTCGCGAGCAGAGAGAGTTAGTGAGGCGGGAGCGCCTGTACCGCGGGGAGCGCCCGGAGCCTGACGTTGCCGACCGCGTCGTGATACTGGTGGACGATGGGCTGGCGACAGGTGCCACGATGCGGGCCGCGGTGACGGCGCTGCGACAGCTGGGGCCCAAGAAGCTGGTGGTGGCAGTGCCCACGGCGCCACCGGAGACCTGTGAGGAACTGGCTTCCCAGGTGGACGAGATAGTGTGCGCCATCACGCCGGTGCCCTTCTACGGTGTCGGCTTGTGGTACGATGAGTTCCCCCAGACCGCCGACCAGGAAGTGCGTGACCTTCTAGAAGAGGCGGCTCGCTCAAGAACAAGAGACTGA